Proteins encoded within one genomic window of Alphaproteobacteria bacterium:
- a CDS encoding GIY-YIG nuclease family protein: MKQPAIYILTNKMRNVFYTGVTSNLARRLYEHQNETNNSFTSMYNCKTLVYYESHHSMESAILREKQIKNMSRSKKILLIKKLNPNLQDLSSHLT; this comes from the coding sequence ATGAAACAACCAGCAATTTATATCCTTACAAATAAAATGAGAAACGTATTTTATACTGGGGTTACATCAAATTTAGCACGACGCCTTTATGAACATCAGAATGAAACAAACAATTCCTTCACATCAATGTATAATTGTAAAACGCTTGTTTATTATGAAAGTCATCACTCAATGGAATCTGCTATCCTAAGAGAAAAACAAATCAAAAATATGTCTCGATCAAAAAAGATACTGCTTATTAAAAAATTGAACCCTAATCTACAAGATCTCTCATCTCATCTTACTTAA